The genomic segment TGATGTTTTGAAGGGAGGGTAGGTAGGGGGAATAATCGCTCACGTCTTCTGTTTTTGTGCTCGTGCTTCGGTGTTTGGAAATGGTGTCGCCTCGCTTGACGCAAAATGCAGAACTCGGCCTTCCTGTTGGTCGGCCTCAGACAGCTGCATTTTGCTACTCGGCTCGCCATTTCCTAAACACCTCTCGCAATGCACAAAAATAGAAGACGTGAGCGATTACTGGGTGGAAAAATTGATTCTTAATTTTGAACGTGTATGGTGTCGAGAGCGTGGAAGCTAGTGCATTTTTCGCGCAGCATGCGGAGAACGATGCACTTTTGGCGTTATGTCAAACTGCAAAATTTTTGCCACATGGCTGGATGCGTATCATGAAAAGGAAAAGTCATACACAGGAACATCGTACCCTCGCGCGTGAGCAGCGTTGGCTTCTTGAAGAAAAATATGGCGGCGCTACAGGCGTCGCCTTTCTCAGTGACTGCGAGCGGCTCGAGCGAGGCGAGCCGATTGATTATGTGGTCGGCTGGAGCGAATTTCTCGGCTGTCGGATTGACCTCTCGGAGCGGCCATTGATCCCGCGGCCGGAGACTGAGTGGTGGGTGGAAAAGACGATAAAAATTTTCAATTTTCAATTTTCAATTTTCAAAAAGTCGCCGCTCTATGTTTTGGACATGTTCGCCGGGAGCGGGTGCATCGGGCTTGCGGTGTTGAAACACATACAGAATGCGCACGTTGATTTTGCGGATGTTGATCGGTCGTGTTTGGCGCAAATACGCAAAAACGCGGAGCTCAATTGCGTGGCGCCGGAGCGGTATCGTGCGCTGCGCTCGGATGTGTTTCAAGCGATCACCGGCCGCTACGATGTGATTTTCGCAAATCCGCCGTATGTCGCCGAGGGCACGGCGGGAGAGCGGCTCGCTCCGTCCGCGAGAGACTTTGAGCCGCACCGCGCGCTCTTTGCGGGCGCGGATGGGCTCGACTATATACGCATAGTGCTTCGCGATGCGTCGCGTTTTCTTGCGCCGCGCGGGCTTCTCGCCATGGAGTTTGATGACACTCAAGCTGACGAGGTAGTGGGACTTCTGGCGCACTCCAATCTTCGCGGCTCAATGCACCCCGATCAGTACGGTCGAGCACGATATCTTCTCGCCGCCACAAAAGCGGATTAAAAAACGGACAGCGGATGTTCGTTGTGGAATCGTGTCGTCATAATAAAAATGCGGCCGCATTTTTATTATGACGAGCAAAATTTTGCACAACTTTGCACAACGCATATGCACAACGCATATATGCTGTGCAAAAAGCTGCGCGTTTTGCACGCTGGGTTTTTTTCTGCTACCATACGCTCATGCTTAAGATTCGTTTGAAACGTGTGGGGAGGCGGCACGACCCTTCGTATCGGATTGTGGTTGTGGAGTCATCTCGCGCGGCAAAGAGCGGGCGCTCGCGGGAAGTGCTCGGCTCGTACGATCCGCGGAAGAAGCAGGAGGAAGCGGCTTCGCTCAAAGCGGAGCGCCTGCAGCACTGGCTCTCGTGCGGCGCCAAACCCTCGCTTACCGTGCATAATATCTTGGCGCGCGCGGGGAGGGGTGTTCAGAGCCCTACGAAAAATGCCCTTCCCCACAGGCGCCCGATCGTGAATAAAGGGGCGGGGGAGGGGGCCGTTGTCGTTGCATGACGGGTATTCGGCGGTGCAACATTATTGACTTTTTGTCAATATCTGCTATACTAACGCCAATCGTCAGGTGCGCCCGGAACAGAGAGCGCGACAGGGACGATAGAAGTGTCGAGATTATCAGGTAAGAGTAAGTACTGTTCGATGATATGTACAAGGATCAAGAATTCCTCGAGTACGTGGTGAAGGCGCTCGTTGACAACCCCGACTCCGTGAAAGTAGAGCGGAAAGTTGACGAGATGGGCGTTCTGATGACGCTCGACGTCCACTCCGAGGACATGGGTAAGATCATTGGCCGCTCGGGTGCCACGGCGAAAGCCCTCCGCACTCTCCTTCGGGTTGTCGGTATGAAGAACAACGCCCGGGTGAACCTAAAGGTAAACGAACCGGCTGGTTCCACCCACGTTCGCGCACCGCGACCAGAGATGGGCGGCGGCATGGACGACTTCAATCTCTAGTTTCCGAGAGCCGCATTTTCTAGCGGCGACGGGACTACACTCGCACGCCCGCGGCTCGAAAGCCGCGGGCGTGCGACGTTGTTGCGGCAATACTATTGTATGAATTTTCATATAGTTACACTTTTCCCGGAAGCGTTTTCCTCGTATCTCGCGACCTCCATTTTGAAGCGCGCTCTGGAGCGGGGACAGATAAAAATTTATTTCTATAACCCGCGCGACTTTACTGACGATCCGCACAGGCGCGTCGACCGACGCCCCTATGGTGGTGGCCCCGGTATGGTACTCCAGGCGGAGGCGATCCTTCGCGCCGTGCGGCGAGCGGTGGGGAAAAAGCGCGACGTCAAGATACTTATTCTCTCGCCGCGCGGAAAGCAATTCGATAACGCAGGTGCCCGCATCCTCGCCCGCCGCTACCGCCACATTATTCTTATCGCTGGCCACTATGAGGGCATTGATGCGCGAGTGAAAAAGGCACTTCGCGCCGAGGAAATCTCAATCGGCCCCTATGTGCTCACCGGCGGCGAACTCCCGGCGATGGCAATTATAGACGCGGTTTCGCGGCAGATACCGGGCGTGCTTGGGAAGGGCGAGTCGCTTGAGGAGGAGCGCATCGCGAGCCGAGAGGTATATACGCGGCCAGAGTCATTTCGTATTGGGAAGAAGACGTATCGCGTCCCGAAGATCTTGCTCTCCGGAGATCACAAAAAAATCGATGCGTGGAAAAACGCCCATTGACCTGTCAAAATGTCGCACGCGCAGACCGTCTTTATGGGAGCCGTGGAGGTTGTTGCCCTGGGAGATCCCTGGGGGGAACTTGCTGCTGCGGCAGGCCGCCGAGGGGGTTTTGCTGTACTTGTTGCCCGCCACTTGCGAGGAATTGTCGGAAGTTATCCGTTTTGTCGAGGTATGACCACTGGATGATTGAGGAGCGCGGCACCGAAAGGCGTTTGCCCTTCGGCACGAAGGGGACGGCCGATGTCCAGGGAAGTATACGCGGCTCCGCTTGGGCTTGCGCTGTGTCATCTGCGAGTGTGTCCGTGGCTTGAGCTTGCTGGTCTATCACGAGTACCCACGGGTCATGGAGCACCGGATGCGGGAACCAGGTGATCCGGCCGAGGAAGAGGGTCCCCGTTGGCGAGACGAGTACTGCCGCAACGCGGCCGACAAAAACGCACGCATAGAGCCACCAGCCGAGCGCAAGAACCAATCCGAGCCCGAGAAGCGAGAGCGTCACCCTTTTTACCACGCGCGGTCTTTTTTTACTTTCTCCGTCCATGGTTTTGTTTACATCAGCATTGGGAGCGGCTTCAGTTCCCGATTGATCGGGTCGAGAATGACACCGAGCGATTCAAGGGTTACGGCACCGAGCAGGTAGATTCCTTCCTCGCCGAAGACCACTGGGGAGCTCCGCACCTTGCCGCCGTAGGAGAAGAGCGCGTTGCCGACGCCTTTTTCAATCACCTCGCCATTGGCGAGGGAAAATTTTTGCGTATCCATTACCTTGATGCCGAGTTTTTTTAATTGAGACGCGGGCACCACAGAGTACACTGCGCCCGAATCCACCAAAAAATGTCCGACCATTTTTTTGGCGGTTTTTTGCGGATTGTGAATTGTGATATTAAGAAACGTGATACCCATGATACTTTGTACAATGATATGTCCACACGCGCGCGAAGTCAAATGAAACGAGTACCACATGTTTGCCATTCGGCATTCCGTACACAAACACCGTCTATATAGACGGTGTTTGTGTACGGAGGCCGGTGGAGTCGAACCACACCCCGTGGAGCGGGGCCAACCGGTTATTCAGGCGCTGATCAGAGCCGTCTGATTTCAGCCTCCACAGCCTCCGTACTACACAGCATACGCTCCGGATAACAAGGAAACAACCCACTCAAATTTGAATGGGTTGTTTCTGGCCTCGCCATACATGGGCGTGGCACCGCTTGATAACCGATAATACTACTATAGCAAACTCCCCCCTGTTGTCAAACTATATGATGAGCGGCTTGTTTTCACGGACACCGCTTGAGGGCCATGGGGCCCGTCGGCGTTTGAATGATCATTTTTGTTGCGAGCGGGTCACCAGCACTGACCGGCACGAGCGCGAGGCCGTAGATAGTACCGTTTTTGGCAATTTTGAGTGGCGAGGCGGGGTCCGTGTTGATCACCCTGGTGAACCCCCCGGGTTCTTGGATGCGTACACCGATGTCGGTGCAGGGGATTGGTATATAGCGAAATTGTATCTCTACTACCCAATCTGAAGCCATGCTCCCCGCGCTAGTCCAGCAATCGCCGGAACCAACGCATCCTAGTGGGGGAAAAAATGCGCTCCAAACACAGCTCTCGATCGGGGTCGTTGGCGCGTGACCACAGCCACGATAGGTCACTGTATATCCGGTCGCTGGCCCTAGTGCGTGCGCTTGAGGGGTTGTGCCGTCCGCCAGTGACCAGGTAGCCGGATTGCTAAGCTGACGGGCTCCACCGTCGCCGCATCCCAGGCAAAACCCTTGAGTGCCCGCAGGGGCGCTTGTAGTCGTGAGATCCTCGCCGATGCGCCAGATCTGGAGAGTCCCCGGCGGCAGCGGTCCATACGCCGCTTGGCTATAGTAGGCGGCCTGCGAGTAATATGCCGCTTGGCTATAGTAGGCGGCTTGGGAATATACCACATAGCTTGCCTGACTATAGTACGCCGCCTGCGAGTAATACGCCGCCTGGCTGTAGTAGGCCGCCTGCGAGTAATACGCCGACTGGCTGTAATACGATGCCTGAGAATATACCACATAGCTTGCCTGACTATAGTACGCCGCCTGCGAGTAATACGCCGACTGGCTGTAATACGATGCCTG from the bacterium genome contains:
- a CDS encoding KH domain-containing protein, yielding MYKDQEFLEYVVKALVDNPDSVKVERKVDEMGVLMTLDVHSEDMGKIIGRSGATAKALRTLLRVVGMKNNARVNLKVNEPAGSTHVRAPRPEMGGGMDDFNL
- the trmD gene encoding tRNA (guanosine(37)-N1)-methyltransferase TrmD; translated protein: MNFHIVTLFPEAFSSYLATSILKRALERGQIKIYFYNPRDFTDDPHRRVDRRPYGGGPGMVLQAEAILRAVRRAVGKKRDVKILILSPRGKQFDNAGARILARRYRHIILIAGHYEGIDARVKKALRAEEISIGPYVLTGGELPAMAIIDAVSRQIPGVLGKGESLEEERIASREVYTRPESFRIGKKTYRVPKILLSGDHKKIDAWKNAH
- a CDS encoding HemK/PrmC family methyltransferase, which encodes MKRKSHTQEHRTLAREQRWLLEEKYGGATGVAFLSDCERLERGEPIDYVVGWSEFLGCRIDLSERPLIPRPETEWWVEKTIKIFNFQFSIFKKSPLYVLDMFAGSGCIGLAVLKHIQNAHVDFADVDRSCLAQIRKNAELNCVAPERYRALRSDVFQAITGRYDVIFANPPYVAEGTAGERLAPSARDFEPHRALFAGADGLDYIRIVLRDASRFLAPRGLLAMEFDDTQADEVVGLLAHSNLRGSMHPDQYGRARYLLAATKAD
- the rpsP gene encoding 30S ribosomal protein S16 yields the protein MLKIRLKRVGRRHDPSYRIVVVESSRAAKSGRSREVLGSYDPRKKQEEAASLKAERLQHWLSCGAKPSLTVHNILARAGRGVQSPTKNALPHRRPIVNKGAGEGAVVVA
- a CDS encoding aspartyl protease family protein, coding for MGITFLNITIHNPQKTAKKMVGHFLVDSGAVYSVVPASQLKKLGIKVMDTQKFSLANGEVIEKGVGNALFSYGGKVRSSPVVFGEEGIYLLGAVTLESLGVILDPINRELKPLPMLM